The Phycodurus eques isolate BA_2022a chromosome 5, UOR_Pequ_1.1, whole genome shotgun sequence DNA segment ATTGACTCACATTAGGGTCTCCTGCTGGTCTCTCTGTGTCTGTGCAGTTCCTGGTTAGCGGGCTCGCAGCTGACCAGCTCCATTCCGCAGCCACCGGGGCCTCAGTGGTGCTCCTGATGCCCCTCACCCACAGCTGAAGATCCCGGGTGGGCGAGGGACAGTCAGGGATCACTCTCTCGGCATACTACTACACAAGGTGAGCACTCTCATACAGTGCGCAAGTCAAGATTTTTCTGAGCACTTAACTCAAATTAGTTCCatgttcataattcaaaacactcatctcaaatcaccattccccattgaaatgaatggaaatgccatattagaaatgtttttaattacaaaaaagcaCTCTATAGTATATTGTGTGCATGTATTAAAAACAGTTATAATTTGGTTGaatagaattttttatttttttttaaacaaagtttttgcatcatgataattcaaagggcattgtgctgctcattctggtgtgcccaccttggtATAAATACACAGATATACTTCACGTGAATTTAATTATGAAACACTGTCACTACGCTGCAGtaatattgaaattttttttgcagagcataaagtatatgtgtgtgtatgtctatatgtgtgaatgtgtgtatatatatatatatatatatatatatattatatgctCTGTCGGCATATGCTCTGTCGGTCAACATATAAGTTGGTTTATAATTActgcaacatcgatgctagttttgttagcccttCTATGGAGATTTGCATTGTGCGATAGCAATATGCTAGTGGACTTTCTCTGGAGTCTGGAGTTCGCTTTTAAAGTTCCCATGccaacaaaatcttttttttttttttcccagaccgTTTTATGCATAGCATATAGGTTAAAATTAGTCTACAACATCGTTAAAGTTACacggtttgtcgattgaatgcaaaagacaactagcataaggcttgcaaaacgggTCAATTTGAAATCGCCATTGTTGTTATGTAGCTAGTTCCCCTTTCAGCTCATGTTTGCTTGGTGAACTGTGTttcacaatgatagtaagaCATCGAAGGATCCAAACACGATGTCCCTATGATCGCTTGGCCGTCACAAGATGCCATGATATCGCCAAGGaacaatcagagcaaagctgttttccatatttaattgaataaatttAAGAATAAgagtgatccaatcagagcaaagcttatttacagttcaaatattaatgaaaaatcCATCTTGATTGCcaggcgtaaaaaaaaaaagacaaacttagaatagcttgaaaaagggcgtttccaacccaaattatcttgcaaacccaataaaaggacatcaaagatcaaaaattctaatttaatggCAGAGGACCTCAAAAAGAGTCTGCTTACTTGATGGTATCTTTCGGTGCATATTCTTCCACTCTGTTACTTTTTCTCTTACCACTGAAAACGTGTTGCAAAAAGCCACACATGCCGAGGTAAACCTTTGATGTTGGCTGAAACGAGGTCGAGTGAGGTGCGCTGACATTGACGGTTTAATGTCCAAAATTCTTACAATATTTAAGGCATATTTTCGTGGTAATTAAGGTAAAACTAAAAAATTTACACTCTTCAAAGCATTTGACTTCCCAGTTTCCACTACTCAAATTAAAATTTGATCTTATCTTTATCTGCACCCAACTTTAGTGCCTGAAGTACATTTTAGTTCATTAATTTTAATTCAAGCTACGTTAAAGTACTTCTGGACGCAACCGAACACAAGCCGCTGTGTGTTAACACACATCTCGTCGTACCCCGGACATGTGATGATGCCCGGGGATTAGAGATATTGGGATCATACATATAACTGACTCATTGTACTCCCCGTTGAGCTCACTGGCTTCATcagatataaaatattaaaggGAGCCATGGatttgaaagaagaaaaaaaaacactattataTGGCCAGAGAACGATGAACCCTTAAGGGAAGATTCAATTTTCACTCTGCTGTGTAAAGTTTTTCAATAACTCAGACACGCAGTGACTGTCATTACAGCTGCagccatttgaactctgttgctagcTAAAACAACAGCACTGATGCACATATCAATTGACTAAATCTAACGGTTGTGTCTCCAGGATGAGAGGTTGACTGTGACACAAGCCACGGAGGTGAACAGGAACCCTTCACTGCTGCGCTTCCACTTCCAGCTGAGTGAGCGCCGCTCGGCCTTCTGGGATACGGGTCTGTCGGAAGATAACCTCTTCCTGGAGATTCCTCCGGGCCCGCTGGTCGAGGGCAGCAAAGAGGGGTGAGGGTCACTCGGACACTCGcagtttcaacatttatttaggtgtaATCTTCAAATAGAGCCTTTTAGAGTGGAAACACATCTCTGAATGATGTCTTGCAGTGATTTTTCGAGTGGTACACAGGGTCCCTCTAGTGGTGTGCAAGAAATCAGCGAATTAAATGGTGAAACTGCACCCAATGTTAGcgtttttaagtacagttcagttgtatttaacttgtaaGTACAATACTTGAGCATTTAATCTTTTGGGAGCGTATGttttcaaacgttttttttttttctgtattactGAACTGATGTGCAATAGATTTAAATTGAATCCCTCAGTCCAGTTTTTGATATCCCTATGTTAAAGCACAGTGTcagtgttcaaactgtgcaattacagtggcttacaataatattaaatccactttttagaaataaagaTTCTGCCttctttttgatgaacacttaagcCTActagctactgtattttaacattGGTCATTATAGCAgtttgttggggaaaaaaatactttttttcttcagtgctagttggtgtaaaaagtttgaaaaccccCGACATCAATGAGCACACGCACGTGTCAGCTGCGGTGTCCATCTTTGCATGGGTGCCGCGACTGCAGAGCCGGCCGGCCAATCGGACGTCTGCTGCGCCACTTTGCGCTGCAGTATTATGTAAAGTGGTAGCAGCTCTTATGTAAAAAGGAGGAATGCGTCATCAGCATCTCTCCCTCCCTCTATCGTCCACGGACTGACTGTGTGCGTCTCGTCCTCAGGCTTACCGCTCTGCTGGAGTTTGCGGAGGAGACGTTAAAGGTGAACTCTGTCTTCCTGTGGTTCCACAAAGGCCGAGAAGATCgatgtaagattttttttaaaaatgtttttccccagtccacaaaaaaaaaaataagtagcATGTCATTAATGGTGGTTGGGGCTGCAACCGACTGGACGATTGCGATCAAATTACAGGCGGCGACTGACTGGAATCAACTTTTTTAGCGCACCGCATATCTTCACTGTTGGTCGGGCAAAATCCTTGCATCTTCCAAAAACcattatttttcagaaaatgtcaaataaacagCATATTTTTGCAGTTATTAAACATTGTCGTTAAAGTTCAagatattttcaacactttagattgttTATTAATGGCTAGGTCAACCCCCAAGTACTTGTCATAAGCTATACAAATTTACTCAGTGTTCTTGTgcacccctcccccaccccactAGTGTCCATCATCAAGACGTTCCACTACATGGGCTTCGAGATGGTGAAGCCAGGCGACCCTTCGGTTC contains these protein-coding regions:
- the oaz2a gene encoding LOW QUALITY PROTEIN: ornithine decarboxylase antizyme 2a (The sequence of the model RefSeq protein was modified relative to this genomic sequence to represent the inferred CDS: deleted 1 base in 1 codon) — its product is MLNTDESSWLAGSQLTSSIPQPPGPQWCSDAPHPQLKIPGGRGTVRDHSLGILLHKDERLTVTQATEVNRNPSLLRFHFQLSERRSAFWDTGLSEDNLFLEIPPGPLVEGSKEGLTALLEFAEETLKVNSVFLWFHKGREDRLSIIKTFHYMGFEMVKPGDPSVPVRPDLAFMVFSLDNNSSSSSDEE